Proteins found in one Physeter macrocephalus isolate SW-GA chromosome 17, ASM283717v5, whole genome shotgun sequence genomic segment:
- the TMEM170A gene encoding transmembrane protein 170A isoform X1: MEHEGSGDSGGSAGLLQQILSLKLVPRVGNGTLCPNSTSLCSFPEMWYGVFLWALVSSLFFHVPAGLLALFTLRHHKYGRFMSVSILLMGIVGPITAGILTSAAIAGVYRAAGKEMIPFEALTLGTGQTFCVVVVSFLRILATL, translated from the exons ATGGAGCACGAGGGGAGCGGCGACAGCGGGGGGTCGGCCGGGCTCCTGCAGCAGATCCTCAGCCTGAAGCTCGTGCCGCGCGTGGGCAACGGGACCTTGTGCCCCAACTCcacttctctctgctccttcccag AGATGTGGTATGGTGTGTTCCTGTGGGCACTGgtgtcctctctcttcttccatgTCCCTGCTGGATTACTGGCCCTCTTCACCCTCAGACATCACAAATATGGTAGGTTCATGTCTGTAAGCATCCTGTTGATGGGCATCGTGGGACCAATTACTGCTGGAATCTTGACAA GTGCAGCAATTGCTGGAGTGTACCGAGCAGCAGGAAAGGAAATGATTCCGTTTGAAGCCCTCACCTTGGGCACTGGACAGACGTTTTGTGTAGTGGTGGTCTCCTTTTTACGGATTTTAGCTACTCTATAG
- the TMEM170A gene encoding transmembrane protein 170A isoform X3, with protein MEHEGSGDSGGSAGLLQQILSLKLVPRVGNGTLCPNSTSLCSFPEMWYGVFLWALVSSLFFHVPAGLLALFTLRHHKYGRFMSVSILLMGIVGPITAGILTIQLL; from the exons ATGGAGCACGAGGGGAGCGGCGACAGCGGGGGGTCGGCCGGGCTCCTGCAGCAGATCCTCAGCCTGAAGCTCGTGCCGCGCGTGGGCAACGGGACCTTGTGCCCCAACTCcacttctctctgctccttcccag AGATGTGGTATGGTGTGTTCCTGTGGGCACTGgtgtcctctctcttcttccatgTCCCTGCTGGATTACTGGCCCTCTTCACCCTCAGACATCACAAATATGGTAGGTTCATGTCTGTAAGCATCCTGTTGATGGGCATCGTGGGACCAATTACTGCTGGAATCTTGACAA TTCAACTTCTTTAA
- the TMEM170A gene encoding transmembrane protein 170A isoform X2 encodes MEHEGSGDSGGSAGLLQQILSLKLVPRVGNGTLCPNSTSLCSFPEMWYGVFLWALVSSLFFHVPAGLLALFTLRHHKYGAAIAGVYRAAGKEMIPFEALTLGTGQTFCVVVVSFLRILATL; translated from the exons ATGGAGCACGAGGGGAGCGGCGACAGCGGGGGGTCGGCCGGGCTCCTGCAGCAGATCCTCAGCCTGAAGCTCGTGCCGCGCGTGGGCAACGGGACCTTGTGCCCCAACTCcacttctctctgctccttcccag AGATGTGGTATGGTGTGTTCCTGTGGGCACTGgtgtcctctctcttcttccatgTCCCTGCTGGATTACTGGCCCTCTTCACCCTCAGACATCACAAATATG GTGCAGCAATTGCTGGAGTGTACCGAGCAGCAGGAAAGGAAATGATTCCGTTTGAAGCCCTCACCTTGGGCACTGGACAGACGTTTTGTGTAGTGGTGGTCTCCTTTTTACGGATTTTAGCTACTCTATAG